The Stigmatopora argus isolate UIUO_Sarg chromosome 6, RoL_Sarg_1.0, whole genome shotgun sequence region ACTGTTGTGCCAAAGCGTGtttctacaaaaaaattcaGCCCCCAAAACCAGTTTCCCTcagcaacatgaaatttggAGGACATGTCCATCATGAgcagacccacaaaaaagcctGAAGAATCCATGTCTGAAAACCCACAgtaagtcggccattttggtttAAAACTCGGATTTGAGGCCCCATTGGCACTGTTGTGCCAAAGCGTGtttctacaaaaaaattcaGCCCCCAAAACCAGTTTCCCTcagcaacatgaaatttggAGGACATGTCCATCATGAgcagacccacaaaaaagcctGAAGAATCCATGTCTGAAAACCCACAgtaagtcggccattttggttcaaaacTCAGATTTCAGGCCCGGTCACCACTATTGTGCCCATGCATATTTTTACCAAAAAATTCAGCCCCCAAAACCAGTTTCCCTcagcaacatgaaatttggAGGACATGTCCATCATGAgcagacccacaaaaaagcctGAAGAATCCATATCCGCAAACCCACaagaagtcagccattttggttgAAAGCTGCATGACCCTGAGCCATTTAAGAGCGTTTGAACGCACGCTAACGCAAAACATTGACAAGAACCCCGGGCCGATTTGcctcccctttttttcccagaatCCCAAGCTTCCCTCGCAGGACTCGACGCTATCCGAGCTCACGTCTGCTTCCGGCTGTTTGTTCTCAAACATTCGCAGGACACCTTCTCCATAAATCATATGAATATTGACAAGGTTGTTATGATTCCGGCTGAGAAAAGACAACAATAATCCTTTTAAAAGCGACATCAGACGGCGCTCCTTAGCTGGAGAGCCCGCCCTCACGCCGGCCCGCCCGCGCCGGCGTCCGAGGTCTCGCGGGAGAGTCCTGCCGCAGGTTTGGCACTTTAATCATCTGACACGACGTTTTGCGGAGACAACAAAGCGGAAAAGCCCGGAGGAGGCGCCGCGGCTCGACTCGGCTCGGCCCGCGGCGCTTACAAGCTCATCTCCATTCCGCCGCTGTTTACGCCAGTCCTCGGAGACGGTCACCTTCATGTACGTGCCGCTCGCTGGGGCTACAAAGACTCGCCGGGGCGTCCTGTACGCCCAGGGGAAGAAAAACGTATTGTTCTCCGAGGAAAAGCCGCGGCAAACGCACTCGCTAGCTTTTGCCGCTGGGACTCGACGCCGATCGTTTGAAAAAGTTGGGACTTGTTGAATTGAAGACGCTCAAAAGGTAGAAGGAAAACCCATTCGGGGTTCCGGGTCGCTCCAAGTTTTCAGTTTTGAACCCTTGTTATGATAACGGGGCTCTTATgattgaagaaaaaagaaaaaattgacCCTTAAAAAATACACTTGTGACCTTATTTGGTGAAGTCagatttcaaatggattttttttccattattttcacATATCTTTATGTAGAAATCACATTTTAGGTTAAtataatgtggaaaaaaaacacaatcagaCAGTCTATTttcctttgtattttattttagggTACTAATGGTTCACCTCTGGTAcagttttcatcattttctacTGATTTGAAGGTATTTGCTGGTTACTTTCTGTTTGTTGGTTAATTCCTGTTGATGTTGGGCCTTtaggggtcacttcctgttgaatttaTGTCACTTCCTCTACATTTTGGGGTttttagggtcacttcctggtgaATTTGTGTCACTTCCTCTACATTTTGGGTCTCTGGGGTCGCTTCCTGTTGAATTTATGTCACTTCCTCTACATTTTGGGGTTTaggggtcacttcctggtgaATTTGTGTCACTTCCTCTACATTTTGGGTCTttggagtcacttcctgttgaattaTGTCACTTCCTCTACATTTTGGGGTTTTAAGGGTCACTTCCTCTACATTTTGGTGGCTTCAGGGGCCACTTCCTGCTTCCTGCTCAGGTAAGataatttcctgttgatttctgggtcacttcctcttcatttcCTGCTAATTTAGGAATATTCCAAATTCGATTTCCATTGTTTTTGTGTCACTACATGTACATTATTGGGACAttcctaggtcacttcctgttaatttccATTGTTTGAAAacgtttttttgtcaaatcaaaAAACTGGTATTTTTAACAGGGCGGATGCAAATATCTTGATTGCCACGCTCCCTCACACACCCGTGCGCACGCACGCAGAGTATTAAATGCCGAGGTGATTAGCGTCAGCTGCGCGCTCGTTAGTCGCAGGTGTTCGTCACAAATGAAAAACATCCGTGCCGAAGGCGACCCAGGAAAAGCCACGTCGGCCCCAATCCGGCgcgagccccccaaaaaagccgcCTTTGATGTGGCCGAGGCTTTGCGACGCTTCGATGCGATTGCGCGAAACAAAGCGGCGGGCGCCAAAAGgctgacggaaaaaaacacgggTGCTTCGCCCCACCTGAATCTTGCAGTTTTAGGAATTGTGGGAGGGGCCACTTGGGAAAAAATCTGGCACTTTCTGGGAAATTAGGTCAAAGGTCATTGAGGTCAGAAGGGGAGTTGGATCCTActgcaaatattttaaaatatgaaacgGAAGACATGATTACATGTTGgggtcatgaggtcaaaggtcagaaaaaaatgcattccacCGATTCAATGTCATATTCCCAATGGTGAGATTgctaatatgaaaataaaaagggcacaGAGTTAAGAAACTGAATTTTATGATATATCAAAAACAACGGAATAAATTGTCAAATATTTTGTGGTATAACGGTGCtagtcgtcaatggcaaccactgAGTTCATTGAGCGTCCTCCCAGGGGGTTCAAAAGTCCAATTTCACGGATGTCTGTCATGTGGCAGGACCGGAAGACGTTGCTTTACGGTGCAATACCGCCCCCTGTTGACTGACGAATGCACAACAAACAAACGCGTTGGAAAAGATGCTCTGAAATCgcgaaaaaaaaataacccttTTTGCAGACTATattaataaatagttttttaatttactttttaaatcatgtaaaatatatataatgaaaataaatgagaaaatcgatttttttaaatgggactATTTACCAAATTTCCCctctttaaatttttaaaataataataataatgatcaaaTATTTGCAATCATCTAGGTTGGGAAAATATTTAACTAAATTTGAAATAGATAAGtgactaaatattttaaaatgaattatttatttattttaattgaaaagtTTAAAAGAATGGTgggccggtggatgagtggtttgcgcgtcggcctcacagtgggggacctgcgttcaaatccaggtcggtcagctgggattggctccggcaccccaggCGACccctagcgaggataaagcggttcagaaaatgagatgagtttaaAAGAATGACTTTTTGGGAAAGTAATCGACCGAGGCCCCGGCGACCCGTCACGTCACGTCATGTCGATGGCGCCTTGTATTATTCAACGGCGAGCGCTCAGGTAGAATCGTGAAACACAAACGAGGCGCTAAACGCGACGGGATAAACCATCAATCATGCATGAAGCCCACATGAATGTATAATGCGGCAAAATGAGACCGATTCCATTTTCATTTGCATCACATACGCCTGCGTTCCTTCTGGCCAATGCCAGTCAAAACGGAGACATGGCAGGACACGAATTGCCAATAAGCCAGCTAACTCATTAACCACGCTCCCAACCAAAAAGAAGGTGTGGTTAATGATGTTGACTTACATTCCTGTAAATTTTAGAGCTTGAACTTTGATTTTAGGCGGTCACTTGATTCGGAGGTCTTACTGGGTCACTGCTTGTTGataaaaggtcaaaggtcacctcttgttgatttttgggtcacttcctgttgtttttgggcCTCTAGCTGgtcgcttcctgttgattttagaggCCTTACCgcgtcatttcctgttgattttgggtcacgtcTTGTTGATGTCAGGTCAGTTCATGttaatttttgggtcacttcctgttgtttttttaggtcacttccttttgttgttttaggtcacttcctgatgattttGAGGCCTgaccgggtcacttcctgttgattttaggtcacATCTTGTTGATATCGGGTCACttcatgttcatttttgggtcacttcctgctggtTACATACCTTATGAGGATGTCATAAAGGTGGCTGGGGGTGCAGGAGCTTATCCCTGCCAACTACGGGCAGCAAGCAggccacaccctgaattggttgccagccaatcaaaaatgaacgaatgaatggtGACTTTGGTGCCTTTATTCGCATGTCAAAAATTCTCTGTACCATTCGTAGTTAACTCCCAAATGTAGACACTGCCCCCTGGTTGTTAGAGAAATCATTTCCCACTAAAAGGCACCCTTTCTACTTCCGGTCCAGGATTTTGCCCTTTTATTTTGTGACAAAGTACCCGGAAGCGTGGTAGGTACGCACTCCCCCTTCCCATGACCGTTGGATGACGCTCGCGTGCATAACTTTTTGCATCCACGCCGAATAGGacgtgtcgttttttttggacgTTGTCcgatttattacttttttttaaagtacaaatttGGACGAGGACATATGCGAAGATGAgcgcttttttcttcttcttcctttcGCTTCTTTTGGTCGGGTCGGCAGAGCTCCGGAGCCCCGTCCGCCTCCCCCCACCATCCGCCCCGGGCGAGGCTCATCCCGGCCGGCCCGCCGTAGACGAGGGCCCGGGCGGAGACTTGACCACCGCCGGGCTGCGGGCGAACTCGTCATCGACGCCCACCGGGTGGCCTTGGCCGCTCGGGGAAGCCTCCCCCCGGGCTTACGCCCTGATGCCACTCGCCTTGGTCCTCTTTTCGGTGGGCATGGTGAGCAACCTGGCGCTCATGTGCACCGTGTGGCACAACGTTTACCTGCAGAGCACCTGGAACTGCACGCTGGCCGGCATGGCGCTGCTGGACTTCGGGGTGCTTTTCTTCTGTCTGCCGGTCGTCGTCTTCCACGAGCTGACTTCCAGGCGACTGCTGGGGGAGGCTTCCTGCCGTCTGGTGCCCTACCTGGAGGTAAGCCAGAAAAATGgactgaattcattcatttttatatacTGTATCTCTTTCTTGAACAAACGTCactctttttaaaacatttacaattgTATATATTCAAGTATACTTTAgcccacctgtgtcaaagtggcggcccgggggccaaatctggcccgctgcatcattttgtgtggcccgggaaagtaaatcatgagtaccgactctgtttttggatcaaattaaaatgaagagtatagatgtatattaaatttcctgattttccctcttttgaatcaataattgtaattttttaatccattttttctgtgtttttagttcaaaaatcattttgtaaaatcgaaaaatatatataaaaaaaaaaaaagctaaaataaacgttgttttagatctataaaaaaataatattcagggcttttaatccagttctgttaatccatttataaaaaaaatctaaatattatatctaaaatggtccggcccacatgaaatcgagttgacgttaacgcggcccgcaaaccaatccgagtctgacacccctgctttagcctAACGTCCTCTTGTTTGTGTTCCATTCAAAAATCAGGCTATCATTAGTACTCGTTTATTGGCATTGActgcaatggacgtccaatccatttcaactgtgaTGGCTGACATAATTTCACTGATATTGATggcgaaagacgtccaattcattttcactAGACCTTTTGAGCCTCTTAATTGGAAATATTCCCTTCaacatgatatttttcattgaaagatgaccaaaaagaaaatatattttaatcattattattttttattaaaaaagtgaaaatatcaGTGACCGGGTCggtgcagtcaaaatggattggatgtgaatggcagctaatgagttcatagataaaaaataaacattctgaCCCGATTCTGTTACCCGGAAAATGACGTGATGGGTCCCGAAATTCCAATTTGTGATGGGGACGTCCCTTGATCTCAATCCACGCCACGGTTTCTTTCCTTTCCAGGTGACGTCGTTGGGCGTGGCCACCTTCAGCCTCTGCGCCCTGAGCATGGACCGCCTCCGGGCACCGGGCCCCACCCCCGAGCCCTGCCGCCCCATCCTGTCCAAGATGGCCGTGGTCTGGTTGGGCTCGCTGACGCTGGCCGCCCCAGAGCTGCCGCTGTGGCGGCTGCGACGGCAGGCGGCGACGAccacgacggcggcggcggactTGTGCGAGCCCCGACCGTCGGAGCGCCTGCCCGACCCCGTCTACTCGCTGCTGCTGACCTACGGCGAGGCTCGGCCCTGGTGGATCTTGGGCTGCTACGTCTGCCTGCCGCTGCTCTTCACGCTGGGCTGCGACCTGCTCGCCAGACGGGTAAATatccaaaaataatttaattcgtTAATCATCCGTATCCTTATCCTCATTGGTTTAGCTCAGGACTGTCTAACTCAATTTGGTTGGCCAATTAGATCTCACATGGGGCGGACTAGTTgatttttttgcccaaaaatgttaacgaactgttgattttggggcattttaaggtcatTGGCGAAAGAACGAATATGACTGCGGATCAGTGCAATAGTGATTACGCCCCCAGGTGGCGGCGACCCGACCCGCGGAGGCCGTCGGCTCCGCCTCCTGCCCGTCGCCGACGAAGAAGGAGAAACGGTGTTGTCCTCGCGACCCGCGGCTCCGCTCCACCTTGGCGTGGCTGACCGCCTTGTACGTGGCGTGCGGCGTCGCGGGCAGCGCGTGCGGCCTGGCGGCGGCGTACGTGCCGACGGCGACGACGGCGAGCCTGGCGGGGCATTTCTTCCTGTTCGCCCGTTGCGCCGCCACGCCCGTCCTGCTGCTGTGCTCATGTCGCCGGCTGGGGCGGGCCTTCCTGGGCTGCTGTTGTTGCTGCCGCCATGAGTGTCGGCCCCGCCCCCCGCCCTCGACGCCGCCCTCGCTGACACCGTCCCCCAAGAAGGACGTCGCCCGCCACGCGTCGCCAGCCATCGGAACCCCGTGTTGAGGTCAGGTGACGCTTTCAACGTTGTTTGCAACTTGGAACGCCCCATCGGGGCTCGCGATTGGACGATTTTTAGAAATGCAAATTTTGAAGTTTTTagggtttgttgttgtttaaccCTGTAATGTctaaattacattttacatttacaaaataatagCTACCATGATGCACaactgttcattcattcatatcctcacaagggtcgcaggtggTGCTGGGCCCAATCCCGGCCTGAATGggtcgccagccaatcccaaGGCACAATAAGATgaacaaccaatcagaattaGGTACAATTTAGCGCGTACATTTAGCCTAGCAACAGGGAGCCCAGCGGttgtgtggttagcgcgttggcctaatagtgggggacctgggttcaaatccaggtcggtccacttgtgtggagtttgcatgttctcctgcgtgggtattctctgggtactccggtttcctcccacattgcaacgacatgcatggtaggctgattggacgctctaaatcaagggtgtcaaactcgggttggttcgcgggccgcattgacgtcaacttgatttcacgtgggccggaccattttagatataatatttagatttttttaaataaatggattaaaagaattggattaaaagcgctgaatattcagttttttatacatctaaaacaatgcttattttagctttttaaaatatatttttagattttacaaaatgatttttgaactaaaaacacagaaacaatgaattaaaaaaatacaattatttatttaaaagggggaaaatcaggaaatttaatatacatctatattcttcattttaatttgatcctaaaacagaaagtcggcatgatttactttcccgggccacacaaaatgatgcggcgggccagatttggcccccgggccgccactttgacacaggtgctctaaattgtcttaggaatgggtgtgagcgtgaatggttgtttgtctcctcgtgccttgcgattggctggccaccaattcagggtgtcccccgtctctgtcccgaagtcagctgggatagggtccagcaccccccgcgaccctagtgaggataaagctcgtttagaaaatgagatgagaattagcctagcatgcatgtttttttcttattaattaaaagaactggaaaaGATGCAAATATTGTGTGACAGCAAAGTTCCTGGGACTATTCAAGCCGGACTCTATTTTGAAAGTAATAAGTAAATATCTCAACTTTTTGGACCAAAGTAACCTCTTCAAATGAAAATAGCAGACTTCCTGTTCCTTTTCAAGGATGGCATCTTAAGACTTTTTTGTGTCTCCACTCACAACAGACCTGTCTACCAAATTTCACGTTACTACGGCAAACTGCAGAATTTTGAAGAACCTTTCTTGGTCCCGTCGAGACAATTTTTCCTCGCAATTGGTAGAAGAAAAGGCCAAAATATAAAGAGCGATAGCACAATGAGAAAAGAAAAGTTCTCCATCTATTGTGGACCACCTGGAGGCCCCCCAAGTTTCAGGGCGAGGCCTCCTTTGAGCACGACTCACGACCGAAGGagaagagaggggaaaaaagcggAGGTTGGGGGAGAGGCCTCCAGAACAAGAAGGCTTTTGTCGTCCCCCCTCATATCAATCCGGGGCGTCGCTAGGCGACGCGACGCCCACCAGCCGGCTGCCTTTTGCCGCTCGTCGGGCATAATCCAGACAAGACGGAAGAACGGTCGCCGTGACGACCGGCAGAACAAAGTTTGCTGCCGACGACCCCCTCGAGCGAGGTCAGCGGCAGCAAACTTTATTCTGAAGTCGAATTCAAAGGGTTCTCCACCACCATATGTTACAGAAGGCTGTTCAACAAGTGATTTGGTGGAAGTTTTCACTTTAATAAAGATTCCGTGTTTCGTGCAGTTCCTCTCCCCCTCAGTAGACGGCGCTGTTTCTTAACGTCACTTCGTAAACTGAAAAACGAAGGAGATAAAAAAGACCGCCCTGCACAGCTGCTTCTCAGGCCGTTAGATTTCACTGCTAGCTTTCGTGTAGTTCTTAGCTGGGAAAATGTCCGAGAAAGCAGGAAAATATGTACGCAAATTTCGGTGTCAACCGAAAAATCGAAGACGAAGGAATCTGACAACAGGTGTTTTATTTGACCAATTTGTCCCTCGGATGAAGACATCTCACATTTCTGAGGAAAATTGCGCATTAGCTTAGCAGTCTCGCACATTAGCTTAACGGTTTGACTCATTAGCCAAGCATGACGTCATATCAGAGGCGAAAGGTGAGTCAAATTAGAAATTAACTCATGTTTTCGTCCACCATTTGATTGTGTTGCTGTTCTCACGTACTATTagttttctttgttattttaaCAGTTTTCGGACTGTCAATGAAGCTTTCGTCATGGCTCCTGTTTTGGGACCTATGTTGAAGTATTTGCGTCTTTTAATTCCACCGGTAGAAATGCTATTTTGTAAAACGAGGCTCTCCCAATAGACGCAGCTATTTGACTAGCATATGGACATGCTACTTAAAATATACTGGTTTTATTGAACGTTAGCACGAAGCTAGTTCTTGGGCAGATGTGAGGCTTACTTAATGGAGCTCCCTTACAGAGATTCGACACAATATTCTTCATCACTTCCTGGTTGAAATCATTCTTTCTGGACCAACAGCAAAGGAAGCTGATCTGAGGTCTGCGTGGTCACTTCTATTTCAAGGTAGGCACATGAATTCCATTAATAGTTGTGTATTATATGCTGCatttaaaactatatatattattagtGGGTGTTACAAAGCCTCTCCCTGTCCATATTGTTTTGATGCATGAAATTTGAGCAGTGTGATATTTTTTCCCTGATGAAAACTGATGTATCGTATGAATAGGATACAAATTTATGACAAATGATATCCACTGAGTAAACTTCTCATAAAACTGGAGCATCATGTAAAATGTAGTCAAAAGTGTTTTAGCATCGAATATACATTTGATTTACTCATTATTATTCAATAgggtaaataaaatacaatcgataaattatttttgaaaaattatcAAGTGAAGTATAATATGCACACACATAATACCTATAAAGACTATAGCAATACATTCAAACATACAatgctaaaatatattttaaaatgtaatgatagtaAAGTAAAATGAATGAGATCTAcaccaaaatcaacaaaaacgaGATATAACAATTCGAAATAAAGAGCAATACAATTCTCACAATTACGGGGAGAACTATTTTGATAATATCGCTGAATTTCGTCCCATTTATGCATCAAATTTCACGTGTAAAATTGGCAACATTTACAAATTGGAGAATTCAAGCGTGTCACATGTTtcaccagcagagggcagcAAATCTACGCCACTCAACTTATCgtgttgtattttaaaaaaagccatcaATTTTATTTCAAGCACCAAAAACTGCCAATGTGACACCCATGACCTAAGACCATTGTTTTTGGACCTgaaaacgacaaaaaaagacacataAAATCTTGAAAGcggaatatattttcaatttacaACTTTGCTCTGCTTCAGTGTTAAGGAGGAGGAGGCCTTGAGCCTCAGTCCATATTTGGCCTGCCACTGGAACACTTTCTAGTTGTTTACCACAGCCGACACGATACCCGCATATGGCGACGATAATGTCAGACACCTAATTTGGCTTCCATTTTCGGACGTCATAAAACAATGAATGCCGGCATAGTTATTACACCGCAATAACAGTCGTTACGCCACTATTACTACTTGCtccatttatgtattttttttcttcatttattggACTCGTTGGCTGCCTTTGACTTTGACTGGCAAGTGCGAATGAATGTTGATTTATATTTAtagaataataatacaaaacaatacagtaataccttgacatacgagtgccctaaATGgcacacggtcgattggtcgccggtcttttggtcgcccggaaggtaagttataattaccatttaaatcactgctcaaattccctaaatacaaactgcaaattactttTTAGTTCttcttaatgccctagtaattattaggctaaagaaaagctccaaatttcccagacttttattgttttttgttggagaacttgttaagaccctgactgacgtagcttcttaaagggacaacgcatgtacatacaaactcttatacactcacacgtcggctcagtgaaactgctcatggccat contains the following coding sequences:
- the LOC144075836 gene encoding G-protein coupled receptor 37-like 1; this encodes MSAFFFFFLSLLLVGSAELRSPVRLPPPSAPGEAHPGRPAVDEGPGGDLTTAGLRANSSSTPTGWPWPLGEASPRAYALMPLALVLFSVGMVSNLALMCTVWHNVYLQSTWNCTLAGMALLDFGVLFFCLPVVVFHELTSRRLLGEASCRLVPYLEVTSLGVATFSLCALSMDRLRAPGPTPEPCRPILSKMAVVWLGSLTLAAPELPLWRLRRQAATTTTAAADLCEPRPSERLPDPVYSLLLTYGEARPWWILGCYVCLPLLFTLGCDLLARRVAATRPAEAVGSASCPSPTKKEKRCCPRDPRLRSTLAWLTALYVACGVAGSACGLAAAYVPTATTASLAGHFFLFARCAATPVLLLCSCRRLGRAFLGCCCCCRHECRPRPPPSTPPSLTPSPKKDVARHASPAIGTPC